Genomic window (Chondrocystis sp. NIES-4102):
ATGAAGAAACGGCAAGCACCATCGAATCTATCTCCACAATCGAAAACCAAATAGACCAAGTAGAAGCAGAGTTAAGCGATATAAATGCCCGCTACAGTAGACTGCAAAGTCAATTAGGGATGAATTGGCGAGAAGCGTCGGCAGTGAGTGCTTTAAGTCAATCCCCAGGGGTTCAACGAGCATTAAGTCAATTGCAAGACGTTAAGGTAGCTTTGGCTCAAAAGCAAGCTTTTTTATCAAATAATGCTCCGCAAATAGTTAGTTTAAAACAAGAAGAAGCAGATTTAACCTCTCTTTTAGAACAGCAAATAGCTAGTACTCTAGGCCCAGGACAACAAGGCTTAGTTAATAGCGTTAATATTGCCAGTTTAGGAGAATTAAAACAGTCCCAGCTTGCAGAATTTGCGGAATTAGGGTTGCAGAAAGAAGGGTTAGATAAGAGACTGGCATCTTTAAGAAGCAATTATAATAACTACCAACAAAGATCAGATAATTTACCGCAGCTACAAGAACAACAAAGAGAGTTACAAAGGCGAGTTGATGCAACTCAGTCTACTTATAAAACCCTACTTGCCAAACTACAAGAAGCGGAAATCATTGAACAAAGAAATACAGGTAAAGTAAGAGTAACTGCGCCTGCTGCTATAGCAGAAGATCCTGTTAACCCTGATAAGAAAGTTATCGTGGCTGCTGGGGCAATGATGGGTGCTTTATTTGGCATGGCTCTAGCTTTCTTACTCGATTTAAAAGACAACACCATTAAAAATACTCAGGAAGTAGAGAATTTATTTGCTTATCCTCTGCATGGAGTAGTACCCAACCTCAATTTAACTGGAGAGCGCAAACAGCTTCAACTACCAGGCAATAGCACAGCTAACCTACCTGAGCAAGTTACAACCGATGCTTCCATGTTGCCTTTAAAAGAAGCATACCAAAACATTCAGGTAAATCTGAAACTTTTAGGTGCAAATGTCGAGACTAAGACAATTGCCGTTACAAGTTCAGTACCTCAAGAAGGTAAATCTTCAGTCTCAGCTAATTTAGCCGTAGCTCGCGCTCAATGTGGTCAGAAAGTTTTATTGGTAGATGCTGATATGCGTCGCCCCACTCAACATCGTATTTGGGAAATTACTAATGAGATAGGATTAAGTAATGTTCTCAAGCATGAAGTGCAATGGGCAGATGTAGTACATAAAGTGATGCCCAATCTCGATGTTTTAACTTCGGGTATTGTGCCAGAACATCCGATTTCCCTGTTAGATTCGGAAGTTATGAAAGATTTTGTAAATAATGTTTCTCAACATTACGATCAGATTATCTTTGATACACCACCACTTTTAGGGATTGCCGACACTAAAATTATTGGTAATTTAGTTAATGGTTTTCTGTTTGTTGTACGTCCTGGAGTTGCCGATTACAATAGTGCCACATCAGCTAGAAAAGTACTAAATAGTACTAATCAAAAAGTATTAGGTGTAATAGTTAATGGGGCAGATATGAGTCAAGAAGGATCATCGTACTATAAAAATTACTATTATAGTCAGCGAAGCGATGATTAAATTATTGGTACTTTAAGCGTTGCTAACTAGATAGTTGAAGATTAAAATTCAGCAACGCCATATTTAAATAATTACAGACAAATTATAAAATAAACCAATTTGATGAATCCTAAATTTGCTTTGATTTATTAGTTATTTAGGGTTCTATTTTTTCGATTAACTATAATTAAGGAAAAAAAGGTATAAATAGAATTAATTATTTGCAACTAAGATAATGAAGCAATCAATCTCTCCTCTTGAAAAAATATTTGCAGTAATTTCATTAATACTTTTTTCACAAGGGTTTTTTCCAATTATTATAGGCGGTGATAATTTTGAAGGGGGAGATATAGATAGCCCTTTATTGCGAATTATTTTTATTTTAATTTACGCTATT
Coding sequences:
- a CDS encoding lipopolysaccharide biosynthesis, which translates into the protein MDSNLHLEEYIDFNKYWQVLKRRWLPATATFTGVVLLSLIAALSSQKVYEAEAQLLIKPDRTSKLIGIDTNPEEIKGLTQDKDPIETEAKILQSRPIVERLIKELELKNDDGEPLTYKSVSTALSVEPIIGTDLLKITFTDQDPEVALAFVNRAIELYSEDYASYNRSETASARDFIAKQLPKAEENVREAEANLRIFKNRNRTINLDEETASTIESISTIENQIDQVEAELSDINARYSRLQSQLGMNWREASAVSALSQSPGVQRALSQLQDVKVALAQKQAFLSNNAPQIVSLKQEEADLTSLLEQQIASTLGPGQQGLVNSVNIASLGELKQSQLAEFAELGLQKEGLDKRLASLRSNYNNYQQRSDNLPQLQEQQRELQRRVDATQSTYKTLLAKLQEAEIIEQRNTGKVRVTAPAAIAEDPVNPDKKVIVAAGAMMGALFGMALAFLLDLKDNTIKNTQEVENLFAYPLHGVVPNLNLTGERKQLQLPGNSTANLPEQVTTDASMLPLKEAYQNIQVNLKLLGANVETKTIAVTSSVPQEGKSSVSANLAVARAQCGQKVLLVDADMRRPTQHRIWEITNEIGLSNVLKHEVQWADVVHKVMPNLDVLTSGIVPEHPISLLDSEVMKDFVNNVSQHYDQIIFDTPPLLGIADTKIIGNLVNGFLFVVRPGVADYNSATSARKVLNSTNQKVLGVIVNGADMSQEGSSYYKNYYYSQRSDD